The DNA region CCGCCGCCGATGATCCGCCGAAGTAGATCTGCGGCAACGGATCCGGTGCAGCGGACACCCGGGCGTCGGCCACATCGTAGAAATGGCCTTTGAAGTCCACGGCTTCCTGACGCCAGATCGAGTTGACGATGTGCAGGAACTCGCCGGTGCGTGCATAACGCTCGTCGTGGCCGACCCAGTCTCCGAACCTGCGCTGCTCGAGGTCGTCGCCGCCGCTGACGATGTTGAGGAGCACCCTGCCTTCCGAAAACCGTTGCAGGGTGGCGGCCTGCTGTGCGGCCAGGGTCGGGGGCACCAGGCCCGGCCGGAACGCGACCAGGAATTTCAGCCGCTCTGTCTCGGCGAGCAGCGCCGACGCGGTGAGCCAGGCGTCCTCACACCAGGTACCGGTCGGGGTCAGGACGCCCTCGTAGCCCAGGCGGTCCGCGGCGCGTGCCACCTCCGACAGGTACCTGCGGGTCGGTGCGCGGTAGTTCGCCGGGACCGTGTGATGCGACGACGCGTGCGACGCGCCGACGATCGAACGGCTGTCGCCGTTGGTGGGAAGGAACCAGAAGAATTTTGCGGTCATCACATTGCTCCTAATCGTCGGACAGCAGCAGAGGGCGCAGCGTCTCGTTGAATCGGCGATCAACCCAGTTTTCGAATTCTGGTGCCGGAGAGGCGATCTGACCTGACTCGGCGAACAGGTCGGCGATCTCCTGCTCGGAGGCCACGACCTCGTCGTCGAGCTCGGTGGGCAATCGCACGCTCCGCGACTGCGACACCTCCGCCACCTCGAGGTCCAGTCCCACGGCGTTGGCGTAGCTCTCGGCCCACTGCCGGGGGTTGTCCCTGGCCCATCGTGCAGCTTTTTCGTACCGCACCAGCAGATCCGCCAGGGCGGTGTTGCGCTTCGGATCAGCCAGCGCCTGGTCGGAGGCCACGCCGAACCAGTACCCGTTGGTGACGTCGCGGGCCTGGCCGATGCTGCGGACGGGCAGTTGCTCGGCGGTCTGTGCGGTGTACGGGTCCCAGATCGCCCACGCGTCGGCCTGGCGCTGGGTGAACGCGCCCAGCGCGTCGGCGGGCTGAAGGAACACCAGTTTCACGTCTTCGGGAGTCAAGCCGGCGTTGTCGAGCTGCGCGAGGACGTGGCCGTGCGCTGAGCTGCCCTTGCCGACCGCAATGCTCTTGCCGCGGAGCTGATCGATGGAGGTGATCGGTGAATCGGCGAGCACCAGGATCTGGTCACCGATGCCGCCACCGTCGTATGCCGAGACCACCTTGATCCTGGCATTGGAGGCCGCTCCGAAGATCGGCGGCGTGTTGCCGGTGATCGCGAAGTCGATCTTGCCCGCGGTGGCGGCCTCGACCTGCGGCGGCCCGGAAGTGAACGTCGA from Mycobacterium sp. DL includes:
- a CDS encoding ABC transporter substrate-binding protein, translated to MSRVVAVITLVSLLLTGCVSREDVSGAREAPETVPLSELADLTLQVGDQKGGTESLLRAAGALDDLPYQVAFSTFTSGPPQVEAATAGKIDFAITGNTPPIFGAASNARIKVVSAYDGGGIGDQILVLADSPITSIDQLRGKSIAVGKGSSAHGHVLAQLDNAGLTPEDVKLVFLQPADALGAFTQRQADAWAIWDPYTAQTAEQLPVRSIGQARDVTNGYWFGVASDQALADPKRNTALADLLVRYEKAARWARDNPRQWAESYANAVGLDLEVAEVSQSRSVRLPTELDDEVVASEQEIADLFAESGQIASPAPEFENWVDRRFNETLRPLLLSDD
- a CDS encoding LLM class flavin-dependent oxidoreductase, with translation MTAKFFWFLPTNGDSRSIVGASHASSHHTVPANYRAPTRRYLSEVARAADRLGYEGVLTPTGTWCEDAWLTASALLAETERLKFLVAFRPGLVPPTLAAQQAATLQRFSEGRVLLNIVSGGDDLEQRRFGDWVGHDERYARTGEFLHIVNSIWRQEAVDFKGHFYDVADARVSAAPDPLPQIYFGGSSAAALPIAAEYVDVYLTWGEPPQAAAAKIAEVRRLAEQRGRQVRFGIRLHTISRDTSEAAWAVAADMLSELTPEQIAKATDLHARSESEGQRRMTALHGGRIDSLEIYPNLWAGVGLVRGGAGTALVGSHDEVATLIAEYHSVGFDEFILSGYPHLEEAYWFAEGVLPILKRKGLA